The Antarcticibacterium sp. 1MA-6-2 genome has a window encoding:
- a CDS encoding BT_3987 domain-containing protein, with the protein MKKILTLRLLLGTLIILTGLSCEETPVYEELTTSTDGVQLYIAKADRVHTLKTFSLEEMEPLEHDTIALNVGYGGLGLPASPIDVNFKINNEVIDSLNLARQINGEKEYVPFPEDAYDFSTTNVSIEKGEAYSNFTHFTYYPEKFEMDKNYLLAVEIESPSGYAINPDRKILLFEVQEVIIPEPEPKYYEKDSWEVIDLSSEEAGGEGPTNGYASAIIDGNIETFWHSCWSSCTAEGSSYPHHITIDMKEELEVSGLGFAQRQSGTRGIELIEIQVSNDNVEWRSLGDFNLQDITALQLIEFEELQSFKYLKIIVKSGYNDGGAAFTALGEVSPYILE; encoded by the coding sequence ATGAAAAAAATATTAACGCTAAGGTTATTGCTGGGAACCCTTATAATTTTAACAGGATTGTCCTGTGAGGAGACTCCCGTATATGAGGAGCTTACTACCTCGACAGATGGTGTACAGCTTTATATTGCTAAAGCAGATAGGGTACACACCCTTAAAACATTTTCTCTTGAGGAGATGGAACCACTGGAACATGATACTATTGCCCTTAATGTGGGCTACGGTGGTCTTGGCTTACCCGCCAGCCCTATAGACGTAAACTTTAAAATTAACAATGAAGTAATAGACAGTTTAAATCTTGCCCGTCAAATAAATGGCGAGAAAGAATACGTTCCTTTCCCGGAAGATGCATATGATTTTTCTACTACCAACGTAAGTATAGAAAAAGGAGAAGCCTATTCTAATTTTACTCATTTCACTTATTATCCGGAAAAATTTGAAATGGATAAAAATTATTTATTGGCCGTAGAAATAGAATCCCCGTCAGGTTACGCAATTAATCCAGACAGAAAGATCCTTCTGTTTGAAGTTCAGGAAGTAATTATTCCTGAACCGGAACCAAAATATTACGAAAAGGATTCCTGGGAAGTAATTGATCTAAGTTCTGAAGAAGCTGGAGGTGAGGGTCCAACAAATGGGTATGCATCTGCAATAATTGATGGGAATATTGAAACCTTTTGGCATTCCTGTTGGTCTTCCTGTACTGCAGAAGGATCTTCATATCCACATCATATTACCATAGATATGAAGGAAGAACTCGAGGTCAGTGGTCTGGGATTTGCCCAACGCCAAAGTGGAACACGTGGAATTGAGCTTATAGAAATTCAGGTAAGTAATGACAATGTTGAGTGGCGTAGCTTAGGAGACTTTAATCTACAGGACATAACCGCACTTCAATTAATTGAATTTGAGGAATTGCAAAGCTTTAAATACTTAAAGATCATTGTGAAATCGGGATACAATGATGGAGGGGCGGCTTTTACTGCTTTAGGAGAAGTGAGTCCTTATATCCTGGAGTGA
- a CDS encoding glycoside hydrolase domain-containing protein: protein MGNKINTKVLIIISMALCIFSCEAPDVHVSFVSPDDLYSPQDKPPESNNVEWTFKAWKGEKVNTQILLWSEVPLKEIEIEKGELVGPNAKLGKQNIDISFLGYVWSDSGAARKKGCAVEQGQDSILVADVIENIKYKNVSANTLQPIWLSIDIPKDTPAGLYQGSIRFLSKGDQSGPTLKYSVEVGNRVLPDPKEWSFYLNLWQNPDAIARVHDVEKWSPEHLEAMKPYMRKLMEAGQKVITTTLIHDPWNSQTKDVYDTMIKWTKEIDGSWRYDYSVFDRYVTSMLENNQDGLIESFSMIPWNLKFYYHDENLGKDTVLVAEPGSFEYRDHWKPMLSDFARHLKDKGWFDQTAIAMDERPMEAMQEAIKIIKAADKDFKISLAGNYHPEIESSIFDYSVFLGESIANEKLAERRSKGLKTTIYTSCSHEYPNTFTGFPPAESAWLGWFVASEGYDGYLRWAYNSWPKDPLFDSRFGSWPSGDTYLIYPGALSSVRFERLIEGIEDYEKIRILKEDFQKNNQEEKLAALEEILNEFTVKALDHNQTGEMVKRANKAINDF, encoded by the coding sequence ATGGGTAATAAAATAAATACTAAAGTGCTTATTATTATATCAATGGCTCTATGTATTTTCTCATGTGAAGCTCCTGATGTTCACGTAAGTTTCGTAAGTCCAGACGATCTTTATTCACCTCAAGATAAACCACCTGAAAGTAATAATGTTGAATGGACTTTTAAGGCATGGAAAGGTGAGAAAGTAAATACTCAAATTCTGCTATGGTCTGAAGTTCCACTCAAAGAAATTGAAATAGAAAAAGGAGAATTGGTAGGTCCTAATGCTAAGTTGGGGAAGCAAAATATTGATATCAGCTTTTTAGGCTATGTCTGGTCAGATAGTGGAGCTGCCCGGAAAAAAGGTTGTGCAGTAGAACAGGGGCAGGATTCCATCCTGGTTGCTGATGTTATTGAGAACATAAAGTATAAGAATGTTTCGGCTAATACTCTGCAACCAATTTGGCTAAGTATTGATATTCCTAAAGACACTCCAGCAGGCCTTTATCAGGGTTCTATTCGTTTTCTATCTAAAGGCGATCAAAGTGGACCCACTTTAAAATATTCTGTAGAGGTTGGAAACCGTGTCCTACCCGATCCTAAGGAATGGAGTTTCTATCTTAATCTTTGGCAGAATCCAGACGCTATTGCTAGAGTTCACGATGTGGAGAAATGGTCTCCAGAGCATTTGGAAGCTATGAAACCATACATGAGAAAATTGATGGAGGCGGGACAAAAAGTCATAACAACAACATTAATTCATGATCCCTGGAACAGTCAAACTAAGGACGTCTATGATACGATGATCAAATGGACAAAAGAGATAGATGGCTCGTGGAGATATGATTATTCAGTTTTTGATAGATATGTTACTTCTATGTTAGAGAATAACCAGGACGGGCTAATTGAAAGTTTTAGTATGATACCCTGGAATTTAAAATTTTATTACCACGATGAAAATCTTGGAAAAGATACTGTCTTAGTGGCCGAACCTGGAAGCTTTGAGTACAGAGATCATTGGAAACCAATGTTATCAGATTTTGCCAGGCACCTTAAAGATAAAGGATGGTTTGATCAAACGGCTATTGCCATGGATGAAAGGCCCATGGAAGCAATGCAGGAAGCAATAAAAATTATTAAAGCTGCTGATAAAGATTTTAAAATATCGCTGGCGGGCAATTATCATCCGGAAATTGAAAGCTCTATTTTTGACTATAGTGTGTTTCTGGGGGAATCTATTGCCAATGAAAAGTTAGCGGAAAGAAGGAGTAAGGGCTTAAAGACTACTATTTATACTTCCTGCTCGCATGAATACCCAAACACCTTCACGGGATTCCCGCCTGCCGAATCGGCATGGTTGGGTTGGTTTGTGGCAAGTGAAGGTTATGACGGCTATTTGAGGTGGGCATATAATAGCTGGCCTAAAGATCCTTTGTTTGACAGTCGTTTTGGGTCCTGGCCTTCCGGAGACACTTATTTAATATATCCGGGAGCATTGTCTTCAGTTCGTTTTGAGCGCTTGATCGAAGGAATAGAGGATTATGAAAAGATCAGGATATTGAAAGAGGATTTTCAGAAAAATAACCAGGAGGAAAAATTAGCAGCTCTTGAAGAGATTTTAAATGAATTCACGGTTAAGGCATTAGACCATAATCAGACAGGGGAGATGGTTAAAAGAGCTAATAAGGCTATAAACGACTTTTGA
- a CDS encoding DUF3472 domain-containing protein, with amino-acid sequence MNLIKKYLLFFLMFLALVSCKNNNLPFEGATEEKMEIAYRIPAGENSWASQESGRRSGPITQEGVKNWSNLENKITSFFRTENSGKLQLGLKIKAASGPATLKIIFAEETKEISIDNSQFEDITIGTYALEKPGYHSVEIIPVDKTGKTIVDIEEILVGGPATQAGVNFVEDNFHFGRRGPSVHLRYEYPEEKEVLYFYNEIEVPEGEDVIGSYFMANGFSHGYFGIQVNSLEERRILFSVWSPYETQDPNEIPEDYRINLLKKGEDVYTGEFGNEGSGGQSYLKYMWKPDTTYKFLLKGEPAGNNSTDYTAYFYAPEKKAWELIASFKRPHTDSYLGNFYSFLENFVPSTGDISRKAFYKNQWVYTKNGKWIESTKARFTADATAGQKHRLDYAGGVEGNSYFMKNCGFFDDYTKVNTILEREPNNQEPIIDFQSLP; translated from the coding sequence ATGAATTTAATTAAAAAGTACCTCCTGTTTTTTCTAATGTTTCTGGCCCTGGTTTCCTGTAAGAACAATAATCTTCCTTTTGAAGGTGCAACTGAAGAGAAAATGGAAATTGCCTACCGTATTCCCGCCGGGGAGAACAGTTGGGCTTCTCAGGAGAGCGGTCGACGTTCCGGACCCATAACCCAGGAGGGAGTTAAAAACTGGAGCAATCTGGAAAACAAAATCACCTCCTTTTTCAGGACTGAAAATTCAGGAAAACTGCAACTGGGATTGAAAATTAAGGCGGCCTCAGGGCCAGCTACTCTAAAGATCATCTTTGCTGAAGAAACTAAGGAAATAAGTATTGATAACTCACAATTTGAAGATATCACCATAGGAACCTACGCTCTTGAGAAGCCCGGATATCATTCCGTAGAGATAATACCCGTCGATAAAACGGGGAAAACCATTGTGGATATTGAAGAGATCCTGGTAGGAGGGCCAGCCACACAGGCAGGGGTTAATTTTGTAGAAGATAACTTCCATTTTGGAAGGCGTGGTCCCTCAGTACATCTCAGGTATGAATATCCTGAAGAAAAGGAGGTCTTATACTTCTATAATGAAATAGAAGTTCCCGAAGGCGAAGATGTTATTGGTTCCTATTTTATGGCTAATGGATTTTCCCATGGATATTTTGGGATACAGGTAAATTCTCTTGAGGAGAGAAGGATCCTATTCTCCGTCTGGAGTCCCTACGAAACACAGGATCCAAATGAAATTCCTGAAGATTACAGGATAAACCTTCTTAAAAAGGGAGAAGACGTATATACAGGAGAGTTTGGAAATGAAGGATCTGGCGGGCAAAGTTATTTAAAGTACATGTGGAAGCCCGATACAACCTACAAATTCTTGCTAAAAGGAGAACCTGCAGGCAACAATAGTACCGACTACACCGCTTATTTCTATGCTCCTGAAAAGAAAGCTTGGGAGTTAATAGCCAGTTTTAAGAGACCCCATACCGATAGTTACCTTGGAAATTTCTACTCTTTCCTTGAGAACTTTGTGCCGTCCACAGGAGATATTTCAAGGAAAGCTTTTTATAAAAACCAGTGGGTTTATACAAAAAACGGAAAATGGATTGAATCTACTAAAGCCCGCTTTACTGCCGATGCCACTGCAGGGCAGAAACATAGGCTGGATTATGCCGGGGGTGTAGAAGGCAATTCTTATTTTATGAAGAATTGCGGTTTTTTTGATGATTACACTAAAGTCAACACCATTTTAGAACGGGAGCCAAATAATCAGGAGCCGATCATAGATTTTCAGAGCCTGCCTTAA
- a CDS encoding carbohydrate-binding family 9-like protein: MNHELPILVSNENGDLVRWQPFHYDEDRKTRHATSVKGGEKQKLATISGWTAEFFIPYKLLRPLNNIPPVPGTRWRANFYRVDYDHPSTDVWSWQETGESFHEYKEFGLLLFE, from the coding sequence TTGAATCATGAATTACCTATCTTAGTTTCAAATGAAAATGGTGATCTGGTGAGGTGGCAACCTTTTCATTATGATGAAGACAGGAAAACCCGTCACGCAACTAGTGTCAAGGGGGGAGAAAAGCAAAAGCTTGCAACCATTTCTGGTTGGACTGCCGAATTCTTTATCCCGTACAAATTACTAAGACCGCTAAACAACATTCCTCCTGTGCCGGGGACAAGATGGAGGGCAAACTTTTATAGAGTAGACTATGACCATCCATCGACAGATGTTTGGTCGTGGCAAGAGACAGGGGAATCTTTTCATGAATATAAGGAATTTGGTCTTCTGTTATTTGAATAG
- a CDS encoding RagB/SusD family nutrient uptake outer membrane protein, with the protein MYERIRLASIFLQRVEDNDEIREMDNGEEIIAHYKGEARFLRAYYYWLLMKELGPVAIAPLEPSGPNDNFQIPRSTWDESVAFVLSELNLAKQDLPTEYYVEGTITPDGTQVGRINDIIVEALESRILLYHASPLFNGNTDLANFQNHDGTVLFNQTYDASRWTIAAQAAKEAINLAEANGKSLFRVEGSDPFTSGFLSARNLYWDGWSTEGIWLRPSSNTYQWQVHAAPRSTAGGSYNGLAVVQRLVDDYRMEDGKSIDESTEYHTESYSAETTNYYVEGTNSMYFNREPRFYAHITFNGAHNPGTSKPGLHNSRVEFFNTGTSGKAGSPRDWPKT; encoded by the coding sequence CTGTATGAAAGAATTAGACTGGCCAGTATATTTCTACAGCGGGTTGAAGACAATGATGAAATCCGGGAAATGGATAATGGGGAAGAAATCATTGCACACTATAAAGGAGAAGCAAGATTCCTTAGAGCCTATTACTATTGGTTGTTAATGAAGGAGTTAGGTCCCGTTGCCATCGCTCCTCTAGAACCTTCAGGTCCAAATGATAATTTCCAGATTCCAAGAAGTACCTGGGATGAAAGCGTTGCTTTTGTACTATCTGAATTAAATTTAGCGAAGCAGGATCTCCCTACAGAATATTACGTGGAGGGAACTATAACTCCAGATGGAACTCAGGTTGGGAGAATAAATGATATAATTGTCGAAGCCTTAGAGTCGAGAATTTTATTATATCATGCAAGCCCGCTCTTTAATGGAAATACAGATCTAGCAAATTTTCAAAATCACGATGGCACCGTTTTATTTAATCAAACCTATGACGCTAGTAGATGGACTATAGCTGCCCAGGCAGCAAAGGAGGCTATAAATCTTGCCGAAGCTAACGGGAAATCCTTATTTAGAGTTGAAGGGTCAGATCCTTTTACGTCCGGTTTTCTTTCAGCCCGCAATCTTTACTGGGATGGCTGGAGTACTGAAGGTATATGGCTAAGACCAAGTTCAAATACTTATCAATGGCAGGTTCACGCCGCTCCCAGGTCTACGGCCGGAGGCTCCTATAATGGACTGGCAGTAGTTCAAAGGCTTGTGGACGACTATAGGATGGAGGACGGAAAGTCTATAGACGAAAGTACAGAGTATCACACAGAATCCTATTCCGCAGAAACAACAAATTATTATGTAGAAGGGACCAATAGCATGTATTTTAATCGTGAACCGCGATTTTATGCACATATAACTTTCAATGGAGCTCATAATCCCGGAACATCAAAACCCGGCTTACATAATTCCAGGGTGGAGTTCTTTAATACAGGAACTTCCGGAAAAGCAGGATCCCCAAGGGATTGGCCTAAAACCTAA
- a CDS encoding M60 family metallopeptidase, protein MKKLLQKFWLLSKDHPSHNDVFVKLVPFWQLELYVSNVLGQKDFYKDLHEVIRNSENEPTNGHHQLEFVKIASDVA, encoded by the coding sequence ATGAAAAAGCTTTTACAGAAATTCTGGCTGCTTAGTAAGGATCATCCCTCTCATAATGATGTCTTTGTAAAACTCGTACCTTTTTGGCAACTAGAGCTTTATGTCTCTAACGTTCTGGGTCAAAAAGATTTTTATAAAGATCTTCATGAAGTAATTAGAAATTCAGAAAATGAACCTACTAATGGACATCATCAACTAGAATTTGTAAAAATTGCCTCTGATGTAGCTTAG
- a CDS encoding M60 family metallopeptidase — translation MLTNQFQPGGEIEKSIDGDYSTIYHSPWNGETSFPVTLEYFFGTDEKTIDYAVLYPRRDGGTNGIILNFTVYFKTEGDVDYRVMNTYEYSESTAPRIISFPEGIEDPTAIKLVVTKGMGDFASLAEIEFYNEENLSEDLDIFRDKSATELKPEVTINDIENIENIFIKNMAEAMFNHTYSEFRTGTFQSYPNPNIIATRNKTGTYGIYDNVTGIYVKSYADMVVFAGDFDGEIFLRVVDHTKGFTGVDFPIRPGINKFPTNGEEGLAYLIFQDDQEKEVSLNFATGEVNGYFDIEKHTEADWQDLLDNTTYQFFDVLGKYSHLTFTTPAFQQYTDKPIELIELYDEIVELEQEFLGLYKYNRENTSRMYFRVNVHQDMYMFATSYRTEYSKSTLSSIANSAILRSSPWGPAHEVGHINQTRPGLKWLGLTEVTTNIYSLYVQKALGNESRIDIEELENYTNRYEKAFTEILAA, via the coding sequence GTGCTCACTAACCAATTTCAACCTGGCGGCGAAATAGAAAAATCTATTGATGGTGACTATAGCACAATATATCACAGCCCCTGGAATGGTGAGACATCCTTTCCTGTTACATTAGAATATTTTTTTGGAACGGATGAAAAAACCATAGATTATGCTGTTTTATATCCGCGCCGGGACGGTGGAACAAATGGTATAATTTTAAACTTTACCGTCTATTTTAAGACGGAAGGAGATGTGGATTATCGGGTAATGAATACCTATGAATATTCAGAAAGTACGGCTCCCAGGATCATTTCATTTCCTGAAGGAATTGAAGATCCCACAGCAATTAAACTGGTAGTTACAAAAGGGATGGGGGACTTTGCTAGCCTCGCAGAAATAGAATTCTATAACGAAGAAAATTTAAGTGAAGACCTGGATATTTTTAGAGATAAGTCTGCAACAGAACTGAAGCCGGAGGTGACCATAAATGATATTGAAAATATTGAGAATATTTTTATAAAAAATATGGCCGAAGCAATGTTTAACCATACCTACAGTGAATTCCGGACAGGAACTTTTCAAAGTTATCCTAACCCGAACATTATAGCAACCAGGAATAAAACGGGAACTTACGGCATATATGATAATGTTACTGGTATTTATGTGAAATCCTACGCAGACATGGTAGTATTTGCCGGGGATTTTGATGGAGAAATTTTTTTAAGAGTGGTAGATCATACGAAAGGATTTACTGGTGTTGATTTTCCAATAAGACCAGGAATTAACAAATTCCCTACAAATGGGGAAGAAGGTTTAGCTTACCTTATTTTTCAGGACGACCAGGAGAAAGAAGTCAGTTTAAATTTTGCCACTGGAGAAGTGAATGGGTATTTTGATATTGAAAAACATACAGAGGCTGATTGGCAGGATCTTTTAGATAACACTACATATCAATTTTTTGACGTCCTGGGGAAATATTCTCACCTGACTTTTACAACTCCGGCATTTCAACAGTACACAGATAAACCAATTGAATTAATTGAGTTATACGATGAAATAGTAGAACTCGAACAGGAGTTCTTAGGTTTATATAAGTACAACCGGGAAAATACCAGCAGGATGTACTTTCGGGTAAATGTACATCAGGACATGTATATGTTTGCGACCAGTTACCGTACGGAATATAGTAAAAGCACTCTTTCATCAATTGCGAATTCAGCAATTTTAAGATCTTCTCCCTGGGGGCCTGCACACGAGGTGGGCCACATTAACCAAACCCGTCCTGGTTTAAAATGGTTAGGGTTAACAGAAGTAACTACTAATATATATTCCCTGTATGTCCAAAAAGCTCTGGGTAATGAATCCAGAATTGATATAGAAGAGTTGGAAAATTACACTAACCGATATGAAAAAGCTTTTACAGAAATTCTGGCTGCTTAG
- a CDS encoding DUF1080 domain-containing protein yields the protein MKKTILCMVLGILALSCKNQDNSDKQVEKEIVQEDKTDQSTAGEWQFLFDGTSLDGWRGYGEEELPPGWVIKDEVLTYDTELGLEEDYKGGRDIIYGAEEFENFELYLEWKLPEGGNSGIFYHVKEGYENPSKVAPEYQLIDDDNYAKIHDLTSYNKSLGHTENLSELKPLNKTAADYSMYAPNPDKKSLNPIGEWNSSRIIFTPEKVEYWLNGEKVVSFEPWSDEWYEKRNSGKWKDSPDYGKFKTGYIALQDHASPIWFRNIKIRKL from the coding sequence ATGAAAAAGACAATTCTATGCATGGTACTGGGAATTTTAGCCCTGTCGTGTAAAAATCAGGACAACAGCGATAAGCAAGTTGAAAAGGAAATAGTACAGGAAGATAAAACAGATCAATCTACTGCCGGGGAATGGCAATTTTTGTTTGACGGGACCAGTTTAGATGGATGGAGAGGCTATGGTGAAGAAGAACTACCTCCTGGCTGGGTAATAAAAGATGAGGTGCTTACTTATGATACTGAACTTGGATTAGAAGAAGATTATAAAGGAGGGCGTGACATTATTTATGGAGCCGAAGAATTTGAGAATTTTGAACTTTACCTGGAGTGGAAACTTCCCGAAGGAGGAAACAGTGGAATATTTTACCATGTTAAAGAAGGTTACGAGAATCCTTCAAAAGTGGCACCGGAATATCAACTTATAGACGATGACAATTACGCAAAGATCCACGACCTAACCTCTTACAACAAAAGCCTTGGTCATACAGAAAACCTTTCAGAATTAAAACCACTTAACAAAACAGCTGCAGATTATTCCATGTACGCACCAAATCCCGATAAGAAATCTTTAAATCCAATTGGGGAATGGAATAGCAGTAGAATTATTTTCACCCCTGAGAAAGTTGAATACTGGCTAAATGGGGAAAAGGTAGTTTCTTTTGAACCCTGGTCAGATGAGTGGTATGAGAAAAGGAATTCAGGAAAATGGAAAGATAGCCCGGACTACGGAAAATTCAAGACAGGTTATATTGCCCTACAGGATCATGCCAGTCCCATATGGTTTAGAAATATCAAAATTAGAAAACTATAA
- a CDS encoding TonB-dependent receptor plug domain-containing protein, with translation MKLSFLLFTSLFLFQIGAFAQGGDITVTGTVTDANGMPLPSVTIQEEGTNNGVLTDFDGNFSIAVESPQSVLIFTYVGMQTIRRTVGGDTTINVSLQEDAQALEEVLVVGYGTQERANVTGAISSVNGEELTQRPVTSTAVALQGQSPGLTIMNQGGAPGVEDVGIRIRGIGTLNNANPLVLVDGVEQSLSSVEPQNIESISVLKDAASAAIYGSRAANGVILVTTKRGAVQYNYFLQYLRRDSKS, from the coding sequence ATGAAATTATCTTTTTTATTATTTACGAGTTTATTTCTCTTCCAGATTGGTGCTTTTGCACAGGGAGGGGACATTACTGTGACTGGTACTGTTACTGATGCAAACGGCATGCCTCTTCCCAGTGTTACCATCCAGGAAGAAGGAACGAATAACGGTGTTCTAACAGATTTTGACGGTAATTTCTCAATTGCTGTGGAATCTCCCCAATCAGTATTGATCTTTACTTATGTAGGTATGCAGACCATACGTAGAACAGTTGGAGGGGATACTACTATAAACGTTAGTTTGCAGGAGGATGCACAAGCTTTGGAAGAGGTTCTGGTTGTGGGTTATGGTACCCAGGAAAGGGCTAATGTTACAGGTGCTATTAGTTCTGTTAATGGGGAGGAACTTACGCAAAGGCCTGTTACAAGTACAGCTGTAGCTTTACAGGGCCAGTCCCCGGGTTTAACTATAATGAACCAGGGAGGAGCACCAGGGGTTGAAGATGTGGGAATCCGTATTCGTGGTATAGGAACCCTGAACAACGCAAACCCTTTGGTATTAGTAGATGGGGTTGAACAATCATTAAGTTCTGTAGAACCTCAGAATATTGAATCTATTTCTGTATTAAAAGATGCCGCTTCTGCCGCGATCTACGGGTCCAGGGCTGCAAACGGGGTTATTCTTGTAACCACTAAACGCGGTGCTGTTCAGTACAACTATTTCTTACAATACCTTCGTAGGGATTCAAAATCCTAG
- a CDS encoding NAD-dependent epimerase/dehydratase family protein: MQKILITGAAGQLGIELINALIPVYGAENILATDINPDAASKFSDTNFLSVNAMDADYLDKIVNEYKIDQVYHLAAILSANGEQNPLATWEVNMKSLLIVLELARKYKLKVFWPSSIAVFGRGTQRQNTPQNPGTIPNTVYGISKQAGEQWCNYYAEKFNVDVRSIRYPGLISYSSPPGGGTTDYAVDIFHKAVCNQNYECFLSEETRLPMMYMPDAVRATLELMQSDFKKIKTRTSYNISGISFTPAELFREIKKHLPEFQISYRPDFRQNIANTWPESIDDSIARIEWGWKPKYDLSKMTLNMLKNINKKRNRQGSSNLLISIL, translated from the coding sequence ATGCAAAAAATTCTGATCACCGGGGCCGCAGGGCAATTGGGAATAGAACTTATCAATGCCCTTATTCCTGTTTATGGGGCCGAGAATATCCTGGCAACCGATATTAATCCCGATGCTGCGAGTAAATTCTCAGACACCAACTTTTTATCTGTAAACGCAATGGATGCCGATTACCTGGACAAAATTGTAAATGAATATAAGATTGATCAGGTATATCATTTGGCAGCAATTCTATCAGCCAATGGTGAACAAAACCCGCTCGCTACCTGGGAAGTAAATATGAAAAGCCTTCTAATTGTCCTTGAACTTGCCAGGAAGTATAAATTGAAGGTTTTCTGGCCTTCTTCCATTGCAGTCTTTGGAAGGGGTACACAGCGACAAAACACTCCACAAAATCCGGGAACAATACCTAATACGGTTTATGGGATCTCCAAGCAGGCCGGAGAACAATGGTGTAATTATTATGCTGAAAAATTTAATGTGGATGTGAGAAGTATACGGTATCCAGGTTTAATTTCTTATTCCTCACCCCCAGGGGGTGGCACCACAGATTATGCTGTAGATATTTTTCACAAAGCAGTTTGCAATCAAAATTACGAGTGCTTTTTAAGTGAAGAAACGCGACTTCCTATGATGTATATGCCAGATGCTGTGAGGGCTACTCTCGAATTAATGCAGTCAGATTTTAAAAAGATAAAGACCCGAACTTCTTATAATATTTCAGGAATAAGTTTTACTCCAGCCGAACTCTTTAGGGAGATCAAAAAACACCTGCCAGAATTCCAAATCTCTTACCGTCCTGATTTTCGACAAAATATAGCAAATACATGGCCTGAAAGTATTGATGATAGTATTGCTCGTATAGAGTGGGGATGGAAGCCGAAGTACGATCTTTCTAAAATGACCTTAAATATGCTGAAGAATATTAATAAAAAAAGAAATCGACAGGGCTCATCAAATTTATTAATATCCATTTTATAA
- a CDS encoding RagB/SusD family nutrient uptake outer membrane protein: protein MHPTWSLNPYINVSRPAMLIRLAELYLNYAEALNEAEPGNPEILEYLNRLRTRSGLPELEPGLSQSQMRDEIRLERRIELSFEGHRYFDVRRWKIPDEQGSNQGGPFYGMNMDKGTYLSDPEFHSLTISFTRTPWRNRYYFMPYPQREMDRNRELVQFPGY, encoded by the coding sequence ATTCATCCCACCTGGAGTTTAAATCCTTATATAAACGTCTCTCGACCTGCCATGTTAATAAGGCTTGCCGAATTGTACTTAAATTATGCCGAAGCCTTAAATGAAGCTGAACCTGGAAATCCGGAGATCCTGGAATATCTAAATAGACTTCGTACAAGATCCGGACTGCCGGAGTTGGAACCGGGATTGTCACAGTCTCAAATGAGAGATGAGATAAGACTGGAACGTAGAATTGAATTAAGCTTTGAAGGACATCGTTATTTTGACGTAAGAAGATGGAAGATTCCTGATGAACAGGGATCAAACCAGGGTGGACCCTTCTACGGTATGAATATGGACAAGGGTACGTACCTGTCTGATCCTGAATTTCATTCCCTTACAATAAGCTTTACAAGAACTCCCTGGAGGAACAGGTATTATTTTATGCCTTATCCACAGCGGGAAATGGACAGAAACAGAGAGCTCGTTCAGTTTCCAGGATATTAA